One window of Bacillus alkalicellulosilyticus genomic DNA carries:
- a CDS encoding SRPBCC family protein, with protein MKTYSHSIVVDAPIHFSYRHLNEEELVKNWNELLICYEYENPEDKDNMYPGMKYKQINQMGKKKIELEVTIIEHTPPYKSVASTEFTYGTLISTYVLGEQNGKTVITHISEVKYSKMYYRINDFFFGWLQKIMLKQTMDDLKTAIEDNYMLEKRKNEYFGVYTAK; from the coding sequence ATGAAAACTTACTCACATTCTATTGTTGTTGATGCACCCATACACTTTTCTTATAGGCACCTTAATGAAGAAGAGTTAGTGAAAAACTGGAATGAGTTATTAATTTGTTATGAATATGAAAATCCAGAAGATAAGGATAACATGTATCCGGGCATGAAGTATAAACAAATCAATCAAATGGGAAAAAAGAAAATAGAGCTGGAAGTTACAATTATCGAACATACACCACCATATAAATCCGTAGCGTCCACTGAATTTACGTATGGAACTCTTATTTCTACGTATGTATTGGGAGAACAAAATGGTAAAACGGTGATTACACATATTTCGGAAGTGAAATACTCAAAGATGTACTATAGGATAAATGATTTCTTTTTCGGATGGCTTCAAAAAATCATGTTGAAACAAACGATGGATGACCTGAAGACGGCGATTGAGGATAATTATATGTTGGAAAAAAGAAAAAATGAATATTTCGGTGTATATACAGCTAAATAA
- a CDS encoding glycoside hydrolase family 32 protein codes for MSDSIIERAYEEVNRHKQTVERDYHRLHYHLMPPVGLLNDPNGFIQWNGTYHLFYQWMPFKTGHGAKFWGHYSSTDLVYWSSEPIALAPTDWFDKNGCYSGSAVVDDGRMKLFYTGNVKDEQGNRETYQCMAESLDGVSFEKKGVVITLPEGYTAHFRDPKVWKHELDWYMVIGAQSKDLQGKAVLFKSEDLKAWTHLGVIAGSQENNVGNFGYMWECPDVFELDGKEILLVSPQGLAPIGMQFQNKYQTGYFVGSLDYESATFTHGAFQELDRGFEFYAPQTTLDEKGRRIMFGWMGVPEQGEEAHPTIKHKWIHSMTLPRELHLVDGKIIQQPVEELKMMRKNEVKYMSVVFDKREMELKDIHGESVELELTIKDNPFQTFAVSFRNNVTFKYDRHSQIATLERVSFVTGDIEKRQCSLITLEHISFFVDSSSIEIFINGGQEVFSARMFPEEADKSIVFHGNGDVIADITKWEIRP; via the coding sequence ATGTCAGACTCAATAATTGAACGAGCGTATGAGGAAGTAAACAGGCATAAACAAACAGTGGAGCGTGATTACCATCGTCTTCATTATCACTTGATGCCTCCTGTTGGATTACTAAATGACCCAAATGGGTTTATTCAGTGGAACGGAACGTATCACTTATTTTATCAGTGGATGCCATTTAAAACAGGACATGGTGCTAAGTTTTGGGGCCATTATAGTTCTACTGACTTAGTGTATTGGAGTAGTGAGCCTATTGCATTGGCACCTACCGATTGGTTTGATAAAAATGGATGTTACTCTGGGAGTGCGGTCGTCGATGACGGAAGAATGAAGCTTTTTTATACGGGAAATGTAAAAGATGAGCAAGGAAATCGTGAAACATATCAATGTATGGCAGAGTCTTTAGATGGTGTTTCGTTTGAGAAAAAAGGGGTAGTTATCACTTTGCCTGAAGGCTACACGGCTCATTTTAGAGATCCAAAAGTATGGAAGCATGAGTTGGATTGGTATATGGTCATTGGCGCCCAAAGTAAAGATTTACAAGGGAAAGCGGTCCTTTTTAAATCAGAAGACTTAAAAGCATGGACTCATCTTGGAGTGATTGCAGGTTCACAAGAAAATAACGTAGGTAATTTTGGGTACATGTGGGAGTGTCCAGATGTTTTTGAGTTAGATGGAAAAGAAATCTTGCTTGTGTCTCCCCAAGGATTAGCGCCAATAGGGATGCAGTTTCAAAATAAGTATCAAACCGGTTATTTTGTGGGGTCACTAGATTATGAGTCTGCCACATTTACGCATGGTGCTTTTCAGGAATTAGACCGCGGTTTTGAGTTTTATGCGCCCCAAACGACTTTAGATGAAAAAGGTCGAAGAATCATGTTTGGCTGGATGGGAGTTCCTGAACAAGGAGAAGAAGCTCATCCTACAATTAAGCATAAGTGGATCCATAGTATGACTCTTCCTCGTGAACTACATCTAGTAGATGGGAAAATCATTCAACAACCGGTTGAAGAATTAAAAATGATGAGAAAAAATGAAGTAAAATACATGTCTGTTGTATTTGATAAAAGAGAAATGGAGTTAAAGGACATACATGGAGAAAGTGTAGAACTTGAACTCACCATAAAAGATAATCCTTTTCAAACCTTTGCTGTCTCATTTCGAAACAATGTCACTTTTAAGTATGACCGTCACAGTCAAATAGCTACATTGGAGCGTGTAAGCTTTGTCACGGGTGACATTGAAAAAAGACAATGCTCATTAATTACGCTTGAACATATTTCTTTCTTTGTAGATTCATCATCAATTGAAATCTTTATTAATGGTGGACAAGAAGTTTTTTCAGCAAGAATGTTCCCAGAGGAAGCAGACAAATCAATTGTTTTTCATGGTAATGGGGACGTAATAGCCGATATTACAAAATGGGAAATTAGACCATAA
- a CDS encoding MBL fold metallo-hydrolase — translation MEENMSYGSDYKPIPASSVGSGVGIQVLPDLFCYTVQIVNIALIGTKDEFVLVDAGMPNSAEEIISVIEEQFGEGSRPKAIILTHGHFDHVGSIIELIRQWDIPVYAHPLELPFLTGKMSYPEPDPTVEGGMIAKLSSMFPNEAINLGDSVRPLPQDGTIPHIPSFRWIHTPGHTPGHISLFRDEDRTLLAGDAFVTVKQESLYKVMMQEHEISGPPRYFTPDWDVAKQSVLKLEALHPTIAVTGHGLPMTGEELTENLGRLARDFDTIAIPDYGKYVGKDKH, via the coding sequence ATGGAAGAGAATATGAGTTATGGCAGTGATTATAAGCCCATACCAGCTTCATCGGTAGGTAGTGGAGTAGGTATTCAAGTACTTCCAGATTTATTTTGTTATACGGTACAAATTGTAAATATCGCACTAATTGGCACAAAAGATGAATTTGTCCTTGTCGACGCAGGAATGCCTAACTCGGCAGAAGAGATTATTTCGGTTATCGAAGAACAGTTTGGAGAAGGAAGTCGTCCAAAGGCGATTATTTTAACACATGGGCATTTTGACCACGTCGGTTCTATTATCGAATTAATAAGACAGTGGGATATCCCAGTCTATGCCCATCCATTAGAACTTCCTTTTTTAACAGGAAAGATGAGTTACCCAGAGCCTGATCCAACAGTGGAAGGTGGGATGATTGCTAAGCTATCTTCGATGTTTCCGAATGAAGCGATTAATCTAGGCGATTCTGTGAGACCTCTACCACAAGATGGGACAATCCCTCATATTCCTTCGTTTCGTTGGATACATACTCCTGGACATACTCCTGGGCATATATCGTTATTTAGGGACGAAGACCGAACATTACTTGCCGGTGACGCTTTTGTAACCGTGAAACAAGAGTCACTTTACAAAGTAATGATGCAAGAGCATGAAATTAGTGGTCCTCCAAGGTATTTTACTCCCGATTGGGATGTTGCAAAACAATCAGTACTAAAATTAGAAGCCTTACATCCTACTATTGCAGTGACAGGCCATGGATTGCCAATGACGGGGGAAGAGCTTACAGAAAATCTTGGAAGATTAGCTCGCGACTTTGATACCATCGCTATTCCTGACTATGGGAAATACGTTGGAAAGGATAAGCATTAG
- a CDS encoding ArsR/SmtB family transcription factor — translation MELNIPLHETSQDFSLYEKRFKALADQKRLHLLSYLCKQGATCVCDLSEVLDLPQSKLSYHLKILLDADIILKEKRGTWNYYYINSDVIDHLLSEQLCCIFRPAK, via the coding sequence ATGGAATTAAACATCCCATTACACGAAACTTCTCAAGATTTTTCATTATACGAAAAGCGTTTTAAAGCACTTGCTGACCAAAAACGATTACACCTTTTATCATACCTATGTAAGCAAGGGGCGACATGCGTATGTGATTTATCAGAAGTATTAGACCTACCACAATCAAAATTGTCTTATCACCTGAAAATTTTATTAGATGCCGATATCATTCTCAAAGAAAAAAGAGGGACATGGAATTATTATTATATCAATTCCGATGTGATTGACCATTTGCTCTCTGAACAGCTCTGTTGTATATTTCGCCCTGCAAAATAA
- a CDS encoding PRD domain-containing protein, with protein sequence MKIKKVLNNNTVIVVDGKIEKIAMGAGVGFNKRKGDSIPAVQIEKVFVMAEEKERFQELLQTLPLSHIDVAEEIISYAERMLGVPLNSHIHIALTDHLSFAIERIEKGFVVENKLINEIKALYPKEYQIGVWAKSLIQEKLGVLIPEDEIGHIALHIHTAKEPLNSMQTTVRQATILKEIIEIIEKRFQKTINHDSIAYQRLTSHVRFALQVKEAHHAHDMDDDMFELIKKKYEQAYACSVTIKEYLQNEYGVVFPESELAYITLHIQSIYREL encoded by the coding sequence GTGAAAATTAAGAAAGTATTAAATAATAATACGGTTATCGTTGTTGATGGGAAAATTGAAAAAATCGCAATGGGTGCTGGCGTTGGGTTTAACAAACGTAAAGGGGATTCAATTCCGGCTGTACAAATTGAAAAAGTATTTGTGATGGCAGAGGAAAAGGAGCGTTTTCAAGAACTACTGCAGACGTTGCCCCTTTCTCATATTGATGTTGCAGAAGAAATTATTAGCTATGCTGAACGTATGCTAGGTGTTCCGTTGAATAGTCATATTCATATCGCTTTAACGGATCATTTATCATTTGCGATTGAACGAATTGAAAAAGGTTTCGTCGTTGAAAATAAATTAATTAATGAAATCAAAGCTCTATATCCAAAGGAATATCAAATTGGTGTGTGGGCAAAGTCATTGATTCAGGAAAAGCTAGGTGTCCTCATTCCAGAAGATGAAATAGGGCACATAGCTCTTCATATCCATACTGCAAAAGAACCGTTGAATTCAATGCAAACTACCGTTAGACAGGCAACTATTTTAAAAGAAATCATTGAAATCATTGAGAAACGTTTTCAGAAAACCATTAATCACGATAGCATTGCATATCAACGCTTAACTTCCCATGTTCGTTTTGCACTTCAAGTAAAAGAGGCACACCATGCTCATGATATGGACGATGACATGTTTGAATTAATTAAGAAAAAGTATGAACAAGCCTATGCCTGTTCAGTAACGATAAAAGAGTATTTACAGAATGAATATGGAGTCGTGTTTCCGGAATCGGAGCTCGCTTATATCACATTACATATTCAAAGTATTTATCGCGAATTATAG
- a CDS encoding DMT family transporter, translating to MKTYHVWILLMLTTLFWAGNYVFGTFVVEELSPVWITFSRWVLALFILIPLARVIEKPKWEDIKANIIPLIVLGLLGIIGYNLLLYTALHYTSPTNAALLSAVNPAVIVLFSMLLLKEKLKRFQVLGLAISMLGALLIITKGNIFGMFVMEYNRGDLIMVAAVVVWTLYSIVGKRVSVPPITATAVSTLFAMIMLAPFALAQDITFSKLSTITVVGVLYMFLFPSVFSFMFWNISVRKIGASQAGVFLNLIPVFTAIISLFLGESVRLEQIIGGLLVFLGVSITSGMVKYNVFSSFKKPRGPSKNNKKP from the coding sequence TTGAAAACGTACCATGTATGGATTTTGCTAATGTTAACAACATTGTTTTGGGCAGGGAATTATGTGTTTGGTACATTCGTTGTCGAAGAATTATCCCCCGTGTGGATTACATTTTCACGCTGGGTTCTTGCGTTATTTATCTTAATCCCACTTGCTAGAGTCATTGAGAAGCCGAAATGGGAGGATATTAAAGCAAATATAATTCCTCTTATTGTCCTTGGGTTATTGGGAATCATCGGCTATAACTTACTGTTATATACGGCGCTTCATTATACATCACCAACTAATGCAGCGTTACTTAGCGCTGTTAATCCTGCTGTCATTGTTCTTTTCTCAATGCTTTTATTAAAAGAAAAGTTGAAGCGTTTTCAGGTGTTGGGTTTAGCAATATCCATGTTGGGAGCATTGCTTATTATTACAAAAGGCAATATATTCGGGATGTTTGTGATGGAGTATAACCGAGGGGACCTAATTATGGTAGCAGCGGTAGTCGTTTGGACGTTGTATTCAATTGTTGGAAAACGAGTGTCAGTTCCACCGATAACTGCAACGGCAGTGTCTACGCTTTTTGCAATGATAATGCTTGCACCGTTTGCACTTGCTCAAGACATAACGTTCTCAAAACTCAGTACGATAACAGTTGTTGGTGTTTTATATATGTTTTTGTTTCCATCTGTTTTTTCATTTATGTTTTGGAACATTTCGGTACGAAAAATTGGAGCGAGCCAGGCTGGAGTTTTCTTGAACCTAATACCAGTTTTCACTGCTATTATTAGTTTGTTTTTAGGAGAGTCAGTTCGTCTTGAACAAATAATTGGTGGATTGCTTGTTTTTCTAGGAGTGTCGATTACATCTGGTATGGTGAAATACAATGTATTTTCAAGTTTTAAGAAACCCCGTGGTCCTTCCAAAAATAATAAAAAACCTTGA
- the htpX gene encoding protease HtpX, producing the protein MGKRVLFFLLTNVMVMLTIVIVWSIISRYTGGMTDAQGAIQYGPLMIFSLLVGFTGAFISLAMSRWVAKKMMNVQVLDPEGPLSQQERFVVEKVHQFSRAAGLTHMPEVGIYQSTEVNAFATGPSKKRSLVAVSSGLLTTMDKDAVEGVIAHEVAHVANGDMVTMTLLQGVVNTFVVFFSRIAAIVVSRFVRSELQWIVQFLAIIVFQILFSILGSIVVMAYSRYREFHADRGGADLAGRDKMAHALRSLKNYVDRATDKRYSDDSAVQTLKINGKGGMAKLFSSHPDLDERIKRLEER; encoded by the coding sequence ATGGGAAAAAGAGTCTTATTTTTCTTACTAACCAACGTCATGGTTATGCTTACGATTGTCATTGTATGGTCTATTATTTCTAGGTATACAGGTGGCATGACCGATGCACAAGGTGCCATTCAGTATGGACCATTAATGATTTTTAGTTTATTAGTCGGTTTTACAGGTGCATTTATTTCACTCGCGATGTCTCGCTGGGTTGCGAAAAAAATGATGAATGTACAAGTACTTGATCCAGAGGGTCCTTTGTCTCAACAAGAACGTTTTGTAGTTGAAAAGGTTCATCAATTTTCTCGCGCTGCAGGGTTAACTCATATGCCCGAAGTGGGTATTTATCAATCCACGGAAGTAAACGCATTCGCAACTGGTCCTTCAAAAAAACGCTCTTTAGTTGCTGTTTCATCTGGTCTTTTGACTACGATGGATAAAGACGCTGTGGAAGGAGTAATTGCTCACGAAGTAGCTCACGTGGCTAACGGTGATATGGTAACAATGACGCTTCTACAAGGTGTTGTGAATACGTTTGTTGTCTTCTTTTCAAGAATCGCAGCGATTGTTGTTTCTCGTTTTGTTCGTTCAGAATTACAATGGATTGTTCAATTTTTAGCGATTATCGTATTCCAAATTTTATTCTCTATCCTCGGAAGTATTGTGGTTATGGCCTATTCTCGCTATCGTGAGTTTCATGCTGACCGTGGTGGTGCGGATTTAGCTGGACGAGATAAAATGGCACATGCACTGCGTTCACTTAAAAACTATGTTGACCGTGCAACAGACAAACGCTATAGCGATGATTCTGCTGTACAAACATTAAAAATTAACGGTAAAGGTGGAATGGCTAAACTATTCTCATCTCATCCTGATTTAGATGAAAGAATTAAACGCTTAGAGGAAAGATAA
- a CDS encoding sucrose-specific PTS transporter subunit IIBC, whose translation MTHAEIAKKLVEFLGGKENVLSATHCATRLRLVIEDETKIKKEEIEKLDEVKGAFSTSGQFQVIFGTGTVNKVYAEFSKEVGLTSMDTTKHSEAAKKKMNPIARFARTLSNIFVPIIPAIVASGLLMGLLGMLNAFNIVGSDSALFILLDMFSSAAFIILPILIGISASKEFGGNPYLGAVIGGIMTHPALLNPWGLGQAEPEYLDFIGLPVALIGYQGTVIPILLAIYIMSFIEKRLRKVVPNAIDLLVTPFVTIILTGFIAILAIGPLGLFFGDLLTTILNFVYNYGGFIAGILFGGTYSLIVITGVHHSFHAIEAGLISAIGINYLLPIWSMANVAQGGAGLAVFFKARRTKTKEVALPSSLSAFLGITEPVIFGVNLKYRKPFIAALIGGAVGGGYVVFMNVAANAFGLTGIPMLAIVAPLGVSNIVHYLIGFVLALVTAFVLTLILGFKEETE comes from the coding sequence ATGACACATGCAGAAATTGCGAAAAAGTTAGTTGAATTCCTTGGGGGAAAAGAAAACGTATTAAGTGCCACCCATTGTGCCACAAGGCTACGATTGGTCATAGAGGATGAAACAAAAATAAAAAAAGAAGAGATAGAAAAACTCGATGAAGTAAAAGGCGCGTTTTCTACTTCTGGGCAGTTTCAAGTTATTTTTGGGACTGGAACGGTTAATAAAGTATATGCTGAGTTTTCTAAAGAAGTTGGCTTGACAAGTATGGATACTACTAAGCATAGTGAAGCTGCAAAAAAGAAGATGAATCCAATTGCACGCTTTGCGAGAACGTTATCTAATATATTTGTTCCAATCATTCCAGCCATTGTGGCAAGTGGTTTATTAATGGGTTTACTTGGGATGTTAAATGCATTTAATATTGTAGGCTCAGATAGTGCTCTTTTTATCCTGTTAGATATGTTTTCAAGTGCAGCATTTATCATTCTACCTATCTTAATAGGAATAAGTGCATCAAAAGAATTTGGTGGAAATCCTTATTTAGGAGCTGTTATTGGTGGGATTATGACCCATCCCGCTCTATTAAATCCATGGGGTCTAGGACAAGCTGAACCGGAGTATCTAGATTTCATAGGATTACCGGTTGCATTAATCGGTTATCAAGGAACCGTTATTCCGATTTTATTAGCGATTTATATTATGAGTTTTATCGAGAAAAGGTTACGTAAGGTCGTACCAAATGCAATCGATTTATTAGTCACGCCTTTTGTAACGATCATTCTCACAGGTTTCATTGCCATTTTAGCGATTGGACCACTAGGGTTATTTTTTGGAGACTTGTTAACAACGATATTAAATTTTGTCTATAATTACGGTGGATTTATAGCTGGTATTCTTTTTGGTGGTACGTATTCACTTATCGTCATTACGGGCGTGCATCACTCTTTCCATGCGATTGAAGCAGGACTAATATCAGCGATTGGTATTAATTATCTTTTACCAATATGGTCAATGGCCAATGTTGCTCAGGGTGGAGCTGGTTTAGCTGTATTCTTTAAAGCGAGAAGAACAAAAACGAAAGAAGTAGCTTTACCATCATCGCTTTCTGCCTTTTTAGGAATTACTGAACCCGTCATTTTTGGGGTTAACCTAAAGTATCGTAAGCCGTTTATTGCGGCTCTTATCGGTGGAGCTGTAGGTGGAGGATATGTGGTCTTCATGAATGTAGCAGCAAATGCTTTTGGTTTAACAGGGATTCCAATGTTAGCGATTGTAGCCCCACTAGGCGTTTCGAATATCGTCCATTACTTAATTGGTTTTGTGTTGGCACTAGTGACTGCATTTGTATTAACCCTGATCTTAGGCTTTAAAGAAGAAACGGAGTAA
- a CDS encoding permease: protein MVETIRSFIEIVVKLTFLFVGISFLLHILQSSIPYEKIEKKLKQSSPLIGGLIALFFAFITPFCSCSTIPIIVNLLKNQIRFGVVMVFLFASPVLDPTILSIMTVIMGWKVTILYLVITASLSLFIGLLLEKLGFEKSVKQVVVTGYNQTKKQFAWKNAWQETLNLLKSVYPYLVLGGAIGAVIHGLVPAEFISEHFGGEAWWLIPVAAIVGIPLYIRLSSMIPISQVLLMNGMAIGPVMAMMISSAGASLPELVLLKSIFRKSLIVTFVLSVITMSTISGFIFYLL, encoded by the coding sequence ATGGTGGAAACAATTCGTAGTTTTATAGAAATTGTTGTAAAGTTAACGTTTTTATTCGTTGGAATATCGTTTTTACTTCATATCTTACAAAGCTCTATTCCTTATGAAAAAATTGAAAAAAAGTTGAAACAATCATCTCCCCTTATTGGTGGTCTGATTGCCTTGTTTTTTGCGTTCATTACCCCCTTTTGTTCGTGTTCTACTATTCCAATTATCGTTAACTTGTTGAAGAATCAAATAAGGTTTGGTGTTGTTATGGTATTTTTGTTTGCATCTCCAGTGTTAGACCCAACCATTTTATCAATTATGACAGTTATTATGGGATGGAAGGTAACAATACTTTATCTGGTCATTACAGCCAGCTTAAGTCTTTTCATTGGCTTATTGTTAGAGAAGCTAGGGTTTGAAAAGTCTGTTAAACAAGTGGTGGTGACTGGGTACAATCAAACAAAAAAACAATTTGCTTGGAAAAATGCTTGGCAAGAGACACTTAATTTACTAAAGTCCGTTTATCCATATTTAGTACTAGGTGGAGCGATTGGAGCAGTTATACACGGACTTGTGCCAGCTGAATTTATTAGTGAACATTTTGGAGGAGAAGCCTGGTGGTTGATTCCAGTTGCAGCTATAGTCGGAATTCCTTTATATATTCGCTTGTCTAGTATGATTCCGATTTCACAAGTATTACTTATGAATGGAATGGCGATAGGTCCTGTTATGGCGATGATGATTAGTTCAGCAGGGGCAAGCTTACCGGAACTAGTCCTTTTAAAATCCATATTTAGAAAGTCATTAATTGTAACCTTTGTGTTATCCGTAATTACGATGTCGACGATTTCCGGATTTATCTTTTACTTACTGTAA
- a CDS encoding PTS sugar transporter subunit IIA — MLGKLFGKKLAEVKETIVAPLTGEVKELEEVPDPVFSQKMMGDGFAIVPSEGFVVSPVEGKIIQFFHTKHAVGIQSKTGLEILIHVGLETVSMNGEGFTAHVKEGDKVRVGDTLITFDLDLISKKAKSTITPVVITNSDSVESIERETESQAEKGKTALLQTEMKA; from the coding sequence ATGCTAGGAAAATTATTTGGGAAAAAGCTGGCAGAAGTAAAAGAAACGATTGTTGCTCCACTTACAGGTGAAGTAAAAGAACTAGAAGAAGTGCCTGACCCCGTCTTTTCACAAAAGATGATGGGTGATGGATTCGCGATTGTACCTAGTGAAGGATTCGTAGTATCACCTGTTGAAGGAAAAATCATTCAGTTTTTTCATACAAAACATGCGGTAGGAATACAGTCAAAAACGGGATTAGAAATTTTAATTCATGTCGGCCTTGAAACGGTATCAATGAATGGTGAAGGCTTTACAGCTCATGTGAAAGAAGGAGATAAAGTCCGTGTCGGTGATACGTTGATAACGTTCGATTTAGATCTTATTAGCAAAAAAGCTAAAAGTACTATTACACCAGTTGTTATTACAAATAGTGATTCAGTTGAAAGCATTGAAAGAGAAACAGAATCTCAGGCTGAAAAGGGGAAGACTGCGCTTCTTCAGACCGAGATGAAGGCATAA
- a CDS encoding LysM peptidoglycan-binding domain-containing protein yields MNLHKFEIQPLNQQKNEYALVLFLDEQLTEFANELGTKPRSQQSVRTIASKILKEKYPTLKVTVIKVVMGGVLVTSLPLVANAQSANAQSPTTTTQTSESSNIHYRVVSGDTLWSISRTFNTTVDHIKRANHLTSDTLHVNQRLVIPRTFHTVVSGETLSGLARNYQTTSVAIREANQLTNDTIRVGQSLLIPIIMNVAQPTFSPTNNSENTTSKIQIIDTVYTVIAGDSLSVIAKRYGTTTEAIRSANGLVSDVLQIGQRLVIPNANTTLTPSTQTQTNLSSPGTSYSVVSGDTLWSLAQRFQTTVEAIRKANQLTSDTLHIGQRLSIPGTSINGPAPTSTLTHMVVSGESLWSIASKYITTVDAIRLANHLRSDTLQIGQTLTIPSTTPTSSVVQPTPSPTQVKEERTTFMYTVRSGDNLSVIAQRFGVTVDAIRTANSLRTDTLQIGQVLTIPNGINASTQIGSNSVTHITHTVVSGDTIWDLSVRYGIPQTELMRVNHLTSTSRLTIGQKLTVPVHQIAVKPVVSARHGELLDWWTEAQYVFPIGKVATVIDFETGQRFQIKRTIGANHADSETLTVADSNIARSIWGGFSWTPRAVIIEVDGRRLAASMSFMPHDVQFITNNGITGHFDVYFSNSTRHVDGRADSAHQLQIERAAGLR; encoded by the coding sequence ATGAATTTACATAAATTCGAAATCCAACCATTGAATCAGCAAAAAAACGAATATGCATTAGTGTTGTTTCTTGATGAACAACTAACGGAATTTGCGAATGAACTTGGTACAAAACCACGTTCACAACAGAGTGTACGAACGATTGCCTCAAAAATATTGAAAGAAAAGTACCCGACACTTAAAGTTACCGTTATTAAAGTGGTTATGGGTGGAGTACTTGTGACGTCGCTTCCATTAGTGGCGAATGCACAATCCGCAAATGCTCAGTCTCCAACCACAACTACTCAAACTTCAGAGTCGTCTAACATCCATTATCGTGTAGTGTCCGGTGATACACTCTGGTCGATTTCAAGAACGTTTAACACAACGGTTGACCATATTAAACGGGCGAATCATTTAACGTCCGATACATTACATGTAAATCAAAGACTAGTGATCCCAAGGACATTTCATACGGTTGTTTCTGGTGAAACTCTTTCTGGACTGGCAAGGAATTATCAGACAACGTCTGTTGCGATTAGAGAAGCCAATCAACTCACAAATGATACTATCCGTGTTGGTCAATCTTTACTAATTCCTATTATCATGAATGTAGCGCAACCAACGTTTTCACCAACGAATAATTCAGAAAACACAACATCGAAAATACAAATTATAGATACCGTTTATACTGTTATAGCTGGCGATAGTCTTTCTGTGATTGCCAAAAGATATGGAACAACAACCGAAGCCATTCGATCAGCGAACGGATTAGTGTCCGATGTGTTGCAAATTGGTCAACGATTAGTCATTCCTAATGCAAATACAACATTAACACCAAGCACACAAACACAAACAAATTTATCAAGTCCAGGAACCTCTTATTCAGTTGTTTCAGGCGATACTTTGTGGTCACTTGCCCAACGCTTTCAAACAACGGTTGAAGCAATTCGAAAAGCGAATCAGTTAACCTCAGATACATTACACATTGGGCAAAGATTATCAATCCCTGGTACATCCATAAACGGTCCTGCGCCAACTAGTACACTAACTCATATGGTTGTTTCAGGAGAAAGTCTGTGGTCGATTGCTTCAAAATATATAACAACCGTTGATGCTATACGTCTAGCCAATCACCTACGTTCAGATACGTTACAGATTGGTCAGACGTTAACGATTCCTTCTACAACACCAACTTCAAGTGTTGTTCAACCAACGCCTTCACCAACACAGGTAAAAGAAGAAAGAACAACTTTTATGTATACTGTTCGTTCGGGGGACAATCTATCTGTAATTGCTCAGCGGTTTGGGGTGACAGTAGATGCAATCCGAACAGCGAACAGCCTTCGAACAGATACGTTACAGATTGGACAGGTATTGACAATCCCAAATGGAATTAATGCTTCTACACAGATCGGCAGTAATTCGGTAACACATATTACACATACGGTTGTGTCTGGTGATACGATTTGGGATTTAAGTGTACGTTACGGAATTCCACAAACGGAACTAATGAGAGTAAATCATTTAACATCGACAAGTCGATTAACTATTGGTCAAAAATTGACTGTTCCCGTTCATCAAATAGCGGTTAAACCAGTAGTGAGTGCAAGACACGGGGAATTATTAGATTGGTGGACAGAAGCTCAATATGTATTTCCGATTGGTAAAGTAGCAACCGTTATTGATTTCGAAACGGGTCAACGATTTCAAATCAAACGAACGATAGGAGCGAACCATGCAGATTCGGAAACATTAACAGTGGCTGACTCAAACATAGCCAGATCCATTTGGGGTGGATTTTCTTGGACGCCTCGAGCGGTCATCATTGAAGTTGATGGAAGAAGGTTAGCTGCATCGATGAGCTTTATGCCTCACGATGTTCAGTTCATTACGAATAACGGTATTACCGGACATTTTGATGTTTATTTTTCAAACAGCACAAGACATGTTGATGGCAGGGCAGATTCAGCACATCAACTTCAGATTGAACGTGCGGCAGGGTTGCGATAG